The genome window GCACCCGCCAACGCTTCGGTCAACGCCGCCAAGGGCGAACTCTGGGATATCGCCTATCTCGGCGATATGACCGTCTTCCATGTGAAGCTGCAGAGCGGCAACATCGTCAAGGCCTCGTCCCTCAATGCACAGCGCTCGGTCGACGACCCCTTCACCTACGACCAGGAAGTCTGGGTCTCGTTCGACGAGAACGCCGGCGTGCTGCTGAAGGATTGACATCATGGGCAAGCTCACGTCCGGCCTCTACAACCGCCTCGTCATCACCATCCCTTATGCCTGGCTGCTGCTCTTCTTCCTGGCGCCGTTCTTCATCGTCTTCCGCATTTCGCTGTCGACGACGGCGATCGCCATGCCGCCTTATGAGCCGGTCTTCTCGCTTGCCGATGGCTGGGCCGGGCTGTGGAGCAAGATCGGCGAGCTCTCCTTCGACAACTACACCTACCTCACCGAGGACGCTCTCTATTTCAATGCCTATGTCTCGAGCGTGGTGATTGCCGGGATTGCCACTTTCCTCACCCTGCTGATCGCCTATCCGATCGCCTACGGCATGGCACAGGCGCCGCGCACCATCCGCCCGACGCTGGTGATGCTGGTCATCCTGCCGTTCTGGACGAGCTTCCTGATCCGCGTTTATTCCTGGATCGCGATCCTGAAGCCGGAAGGGCTTCTCAACCAGCTTCTCCAGTCGCTGCACATCATCGACAGCCCGCTGATCATCCTCAACACCAATACCGCCGTCTATATCGGCATCGTCTATTCCTATCTGCCCTTCATGGTGCTGCCGCTCTATTCGGCGCTGGAAAAGATGGACGGCACGCTGATCGAGGCTGCGCAGGACCTTGGCTGCACGCCGATCCGGGCCTTCTGGCGCGTCACCTTTCCGCTGTCGATCCCCGGCGTGGTGGCCGGCTGCATGCTGGTCTTCATTCCCGCTGTCGGTGAATTCGTCATTCCCGATCTGCTCGGCGGTTCGCAGACGCTGATGATCGGCAAGACGCTCTGGAACGAGTTCAACGCCAACCGCGACTGGCCGGTCTCCTCGGCGGTCGCAACCATCCTGCTCATGATCCTGGTGATCCCGATCGTCTTCTTCCAGAACGCCCAGGCCAAGGCCGAAGAGCGGGGGAAATAAGTCATGCTGAAATGGACCCGTTTCAACATCGTCTCCGTCACGCTCGGCTTTGCCTTCCTCTACCTGCCGATCGTGCTGTTGGTGATCTTCTCCTTCAACGAATCGAAGCTCGTCACCGTCTGGGGCGGTTTCTCCACCAAGTGGTATGTCTTGCTGCTCGCAAACCAGGGCCTGCTCGACGCCGCCTGGGTGACGATCCGCGTCGGCCTGCTGTCGGCGACGGCCGCAACCGTCCTCGGCACGATGGCGGCGCTGACGCTGGTGCGCTACACCCGCTTTCGCGGCCGCATGCTGTTCTCAGGCATGATCTACGCACCGCTCGTCATGCCCGACGTCATCACCGGCCTGTCGCTGCTGCTGCTCTTCGTCGCGATCGGCTTCGACCGCGGCTTCTGGACGATCACGCTGGCGCATACGACGCTCACCATGTGCTTCGTCGCCGTCGTCGTGCAGTCACGTCTGCTGAGCTTCGATCATTCGATCGAGGAGGCGGCCCAGGATCTCGGCGCGCCGCCGGTGCGCACCTTTTTCGAGATCACCCTGCCGATCATCGCCCCGGCGGTGATCTCAGGCTGGATCCTTGCCTTCACCCTGTCGCTCGACGATCTGGTGATTGCCAGCTTCACATCGGGGCCGGGTGCCACCACGTTGCCGATGCGGATCTACAGCCAGGTGCGCCTCGGCGTCACGCCGGAGATCAACGCGGTGTGCACGATCCTGATCGGCATCGTCGCGGTCGGCGTTATCTGCGCCTCGATCGTCACCAAGCGCCGCGAAATCCAGCGCCAGCGGGACGAGCGGGCGGCCGCTGCCGGCGCCTGAGCCAAAGCGGATCGCGCAAAACCGTGCAGCTGTTGCGCCCGATATTGCGTGAAATTAAAGAGCTTTATTGCGCGTGCGGCGTATTGCCGAACAGCGGAACCGGCGAGATCACCGGGTTCGGCCACGAGCCGCCGATGAAGAACGGCAGAAGTGGCAGCTCGGCCGCCTTGGCCGGATCGGTTGCCTCAAGCGATCCGGACAGCGCCAGCCCATTCGAGTGATAGGTGATGACGCCGGAAAGCGTCAGCGTCTCCGAGGGACCGGCGATACGGACGTCGTGCATCTCGGCGGAGCCGTTGGCGAAATCGGCCTGGAGGTTCAACTGGTTGAAGGCAAAGGCGCCGCCTGCCGCCGCGCTCAGCGGAAAGAACGGCTTTCCGGCTGCCTGTGTCCGGAGCGCTGCGGCATCGATGCCGGGGATCGTGCCTTCCCGTGTCCAGAAGCGCAGCCGGCCGGTGACGTCGGCAAGACCGGTCGTCCAGATCGCCTTCGGCGACTGCAGGTCGAGGTCGAGCGATCCGGTCGCCAGCGGCAGCGGTCCCTTCAGCTGCAGGCGCTCGGCAAGGGCTGCGAAGTCGGCATCGCGGATCGACAGCTGCAGCTTGCCGCCGCCGTCGAAGTCGCGCTGGGTCGCTTCCAGATGCGCGGTCATTTCGCCGCCCTCGAACCGGCTGTCGCCAATATCGAATTTCGCTTCGCCGCCCGAAACAATCATGCTGGCGCCGACATCGGAGAGTTCGAAGAGACCCATCTGCGCGCGCCGCGCCGAAAGTCTGACATCGACATCGAGCATTCGCAGCGGCCCGTTGATGCCGGCGGAGATTTCCTCCGCCTCGCCGGCGGCGAGCCTGAGCGCGAAGGCATCGAGGAACGGCTTGAGGTTCATCTCGTCGAAGGCGAGCGTGCCGCCGATTTTCGGTCGTTTGCCGGGTTGGGTGAAAAGGTCCATCACCCCCGTGGCGCTTGCTTCGTTCAGCGAAAGGCTGAGATTGTTGAAGCGCAGCCCGTTGCCCGACGACATGATGTCGGATTCCAGCGAGGCGCTCTTCAGCGTTGCGATGCCGGGGATCGATTTGCCCGACCATGCCAGAAGCGCCGGCATATCGGGAATGCTGGCGCTAATATTACCCGAAAGGGCCGAAAGGCTGGCAATGCTGGCAATCCCCTGGAAGTGTGCCGTCAAAAGGTTCGATGTCAGCGACGTTCGTGTCTCTGCATTCCTGCCGGCAAAGGCAAGCAGCGGCTGGCGCGAGGCGAAATCGACCTTCAGGTCCTCGCCGTTGATGCGGGCGATGACGACCGCCGAGATCGCGCCCGACAGTCGCGGCCAGGCGATATCTGCGGTGACGCTGTCGAAATGATAGGCCTTGGCGGTCTTGATGTCGGTCACCGTGAGCGTGCCGTCTTCAACCGTCACCGCGCCGATCTCGGCATCGAGATCGGGATCGAGCATCTCGGCGCCGTTTTCGTAGCGTACGCCGCTGATCGCACGTGCGAGCAGGCCGGCATAACTCCAGTCGATCAGCCCCTTCTCGTCGCGCGTCAGCGCCAGATTGGGGCGCACCAGATGGAATTCGTGGAAGCTCGTCCGGCCTCTCAACGCATCGATGAGGCTGAAATCGGCCGACAGGCTTTCAATGCTGCCGAGCAGCTTGTCGCCGCTTTCGCGCGGTTGGCGGATGGTGATCTGGTTCAGCGTGATGCGCGGCGTCGGCCAGAATTCCAGAACCGGGCTGCCCTTGATCTCGGCATGATAGCCCGTCCATTTCGACAGCGCGTCCTCGATGCCGGAGCGCACGAAACCGGTCGAAATGAGATAGGGTGCGGCGACCCGGAGCGCCACGAAAAGCGCAAGCGCGATCAGCAGGAAGACAGTCGACAAACGGGCGAAGGCCGGAAGCCAGCGCGAAACGGGTCCGATCTTCCTGCGCCACCTGCGATGTCTTGACGTGCTCATGATATCCGCCGGCAATTCAGCCGGTCATCCCGTTATGCGCTGGTTTCGCCGATATAGGAAATATCAGGCATATGCAAATCCCTCCAGTGCCACGCGTCTTTTCAGCCGTGCAGAGGACGACGCGATAGACGACGGATCGCGTCGGTTCCGTACTTTATAATGCAATGCAGCATGATATAAAGACGCTATTGGGGAGGAGATTGAATGCGCGATAACAGACCACTTTGGGTGCCCTCGGAAAATGCCGTTGCAACAAGCCCGATCCATGCCTTCATGGAGCGCTGCAATGCCGATTTCGGGCTTTCGCTTTCGGGCTTTGAGGATCTGCATGCCTGGTCGGTGGCCGAGCGGGAGAATTTCTGGTCCGCTGTCTGGGATTTCTGCGGCGTGAAGGGAGAGCGCGGCGCAGAGGTGCTCGTTGACGGCGACCGCATGCTGGAGGCCCGCTTCTTTCCCGATGCGACGCTGAACTTCGCCGAAAACCTGCTGCCCCGCCGCGGCGAGGGCGACGCCATCATCTTCCGCGGCGAAGACAAGGCTGAGGATCGCTGGTCGTGGGATCGGCTGCGCGCGCTGGTCTCGAAGCTGCAGCAGGCCTTCGCAGCACGCGGCATCGGCAAGGGCGACCGCATCGCCGCCATGATGCCGAACATGCCGGAGACCGTTGCCGCCGTGCTCGCCGCCGCCTCTATCGGCGCCATATGGTCGTCCTGCTCCCCCGATTTCGGCGAGCAGGGTGTGCTCGACCGCTTCGGCCAGATCGGCCCCAAGCTCTTCATCGCCTGCGATGCCTATTGGTATTCCGGCAAGCTGCAGGATGTCGGCGCCAAGGTCGCCACGGTTGCCAAAAGCCTGGATGTGCCGACGATCATCGTCCACTATGCCGGCGATGCCGAAGCGGTGGCGGCCAAGACATCAGGAGCTTCGACGCTGGAGGCCTTTATTGCGCCCTATGAGGCAAAAGCGGTCGCGTTCACGCCGCTTGGCTTTGCGCACCCGCTCTACATCCTCTTTTCCTCAGGCACGACGGGCGTGCCGAAATGCATCGTGCATTCGGCCGGCGGCACGCTGCTGCAGCACCTCAAGGAGCAGCGGCTGCATTGCGGCCTGCAGGCGGGCGAGAAGCTGTTCTACTTCACCACCTGCGGCTGGATGATGTGGAACTGGCTGGTCAGCGGCCTTGCCAGCGGCGCCACGCTCTGCCTGTTCGACGGCTCGCCCTTCGCACCCGATGGCAACGTGCTCTTCGACTATGCCGAGGCCGAAAAATTCGCGATCTTCGGCACCTCGGCGAAATATATCGATGCCGTGCGCAAAAGCGGGCTGACGCCGCGCGCAAGCCATGATCTCTCCAGCCTCCGGCTGATGACCTCCACCGGTTCGCCGTTGTCGCCCGAGGGATTCACCTTCGTCTACGAGGGCATCAAGCCGGATGTGCAACTCGCCTCGATTTCGGGCGGCACCGATATCGTCTCCTGCTTCGTGCTCGGCAATCCGCTGCAGCCGGTCTGGCGCGGCGAGATCCAGGGGGCCGGCCTCGGCCTTGCGGTCGACGTCTGGAACGATGACGGCAAGCCGGTCCGTGGCGAGAAGGGTGAACTCGTCTGCACCAAGGCCTTCCCCTCGATGCCGGTGATGTTCTGGAACGATCCCGATGGCGCCAAATATCGCGCCGCCTATTTCGAGCGGTTCGACAATGTCTGGTGCCACGGCGATTTCGCCGAATGGACGGAGCATGGCGGCCTTGTTATCCACGGCCGCTCGGATGCGACGCTCAATCCCGGCGGCGTGCGCATCGGCACGGCCGAGATCTACAATCAGGTGGAGCAGATGGAGGAGGTGGCCGAGGCGCTGTGCATCGGCCAGGAGTGGGACGACGACGTGCGCGTCATCCTCTTCGTCCGTCTTGCCCCCGGTGTGACGCTGACCGAGGATCTCGTCAAGGCGATCAAGACGCGGGTGCGCACCGGCGCCTCGCCGCGGCATGTGCCGGCAAAGATCATCGCGGTCGCCGATATTCCCCGCACCAAATCCGGCAAGATCGTCGAGCTTGCCGTGCGCGAGGTCGTTCACAACAGGCCGGTGAAGAACCAGGAGGCGCTGGCCAATCCCGAGGCGCTG of Rhizobium sp. BT04 contains these proteins:
- a CDS encoding ABC transporter permease subunit, producing the protein MGKLTSGLYNRLVITIPYAWLLLFFLAPFFIVFRISLSTTAIAMPPYEPVFSLADGWAGLWSKIGELSFDNYTYLTEDALYFNAYVSSVVIAGIATFLTLLIAYPIAYGMAQAPRTIRPTLVMLVILPFWTSFLIRVYSWIAILKPEGLLNQLLQSLHIIDSPLIILNTNTAVYIGIVYSYLPFMVLPLYSALEKMDGTLIEAAQDLGCTPIRAFWRVTFPLSIPGVVAGCMLVFIPAVGEFVIPDLLGGSQTLMIGKTLWNEFNANRDWPVSSAVATILLMILVIPIVFFQNAQAKAEERGK
- a CDS encoding acetoacetate--CoA ligase, which gives rise to MRDNRPLWVPSENAVATSPIHAFMERCNADFGLSLSGFEDLHAWSVAERENFWSAVWDFCGVKGERGAEVLVDGDRMLEARFFPDATLNFAENLLPRRGEGDAIIFRGEDKAEDRWSWDRLRALVSKLQQAFAARGIGKGDRIAAMMPNMPETVAAVLAAASIGAIWSSCSPDFGEQGVLDRFGQIGPKLFIACDAYWYSGKLQDVGAKVATVAKSLDVPTIIVHYAGDAEAVAAKTSGASTLEAFIAPYEAKAVAFTPLGFAHPLYILFSSGTTGVPKCIVHSAGGTLLQHLKEQRLHCGLQAGEKLFYFTTCGWMMWNWLVSGLASGATLCLFDGSPFAPDGNVLFDYAEAEKFAIFGTSAKYIDAVRKSGLTPRASHDLSSLRLMTSTGSPLSPEGFTFVYEGIKPDVQLASISGGTDIVSCFVLGNPLQPVWRGEIQGAGLGLAVDVWNDDGKPVRGEKGELVCTKAFPSMPVMFWNDPDGAKYRAAYFERFDNVWCHGDFAEWTEHGGLVIHGRSDATLNPGGVRIGTAEIYNQVEQMEEVAEALCIGQEWDDDVRVILFVRLAPGVTLTEDLVKAIKTRVRTGASPRHVPAKIIAVADIPRTKSGKIVELAVREVVHNRPVKNQEALANPEALRLFAGLSELKD
- a CDS encoding ABC transporter permease subunit, yielding MLKWTRFNIVSVTLGFAFLYLPIVLLVIFSFNESKLVTVWGGFSTKWYVLLLANQGLLDAAWVTIRVGLLSATAATVLGTMAALTLVRYTRFRGRMLFSGMIYAPLVMPDVITGLSLLLLFVAIGFDRGFWTITLAHTTLTMCFVAVVVQSRLLSFDHSIEEAAQDLGAPPVRTFFEITLPIIAPAVISGWILAFTLSLDDLVIASFTSGPGATTLPMRIYSQVRLGVTPEINAVCTILIGIVAVGVICASIVTKRREIQRQRDERAAAAGA
- a CDS encoding AsmA-like C-terminal region-containing protein, coding for MSTSRHRRWRRKIGPVSRWLPAFARLSTVFLLIALALFVALRVAAPYLISTGFVRSGIEDALSKWTGYHAEIKGSPVLEFWPTPRITLNQITIRQPRESGDKLLGSIESLSADFSLIDALRGRTSFHEFHLVRPNLALTRDEKGLIDWSYAGLLARAISGVRYENGAEMLDPDLDAEIGAVTVEDGTLTVTDIKTAKAYHFDSVTADIAWPRLSGAISAVVIARINGEDLKVDFASRQPLLAFAGRNAETRTSLTSNLLTAHFQGIASIASLSALSGNISASIPDMPALLAWSGKSIPGIATLKSASLESDIMSSGNGLRFNNLSLSLNEASATGVMDLFTQPGKRPKIGGTLAFDEMNLKPFLDAFALRLAAGEAEEISAGINGPLRMLDVDVRLSARRAQMGLFELSDVGASMIVSGGEAKFDIGDSRFEGGEMTAHLEATQRDFDGGGKLQLSIRDADFAALAERLQLKGPLPLATGSLDLDLQSPKAIWTTGLADVTGRLRFWTREGTIPGIDAAALRTQAAGKPFFPLSAAAGGAFAFNQLNLQADFANGSAEMHDVRIAGPSETLTLSGVITYHSNGLALSGSLEATDPAKAAELPLLPFFIGGSWPNPVISPVPLFGNTPHAQ